The genomic region GAGGTTCTCGAGTACGGCGACGTCGCCGTCGGCGAGGGAGGCGACGACATCCTTCGCCGAGTCGCCCACCGTGTCGGTGGCGAAGGCGACGGGCTTGCCGAGCAGCTCGCCGAGCCGGGTCGCGACGGGTCGGAGGCTGTACTTCGGGTCGGGAGTGCCGTCGGGCCGGCCGAGGTGCGACACGACGATGATGCGGGCGCCCTGCGCGATGAGGGCGTTCAACGTGGGCAGCGACGCGCGGACACGGCCGTCGTCGGTGATCTGCCCGTCTTTCAACGGGACATTGAGATCACAACGGACGACGACCGTGCGGCCGGCGAGCGAACCCAGTGATTCCAGAGTGCGAAGAGTCACCCGAGTTCCTTACGCGGTGGCTAGAGGCGCTCGGCCACGTACTCGGTGAAGTCGACGAGGCGGTTGGAGTAGCCCCACTCGTTGTCGTACCAGCTCGAGACCTTGACCAGGTTGCCGCTGACGTGCGTCAGGGTCGAGTCGAAGATCGACGAGTGCGGGTTGCGCTGGATGTCGGTGGAGACGATCGGGTCTTCGTTGTACTCGAGGATGCCCTTGAGGCGACCATCGGCGGCAGCGGCCTTGTACACGGCGTTGATCTCATCGACGGTGAGGTTCTCGCGCGGGGTGACCAGCGTGAGGTCGACGATCGAGCCAGTGGGAACGGGCACACGGTAGGAGGAGCCGTTGAGCTTGCCGTTCAGCTCCGGCAGCACGAGGCCGATGGCCTTGGCCGCACCGGTGGAGGCCGGAACGATGTTGATCGCGGCGGCGCGGGCACGGCGCGGGTCGCTGTGCGGGCCGTCCTGCAGGTTCTGGTCGGCGGTGTAGGCGTGCGCGGTCATCATGAAGCCGCGCTCGATGCCGAACTCGTCGTTGAAGACTTTGGCCAGCGGCGCAAGGCAGTTGGTGGTGCAGGAGGCGTTGGACAGGATGTCCATGGTCGCCGGGTCGTACGTGTCCTCGTTCACGCCGACGACGAACGTGCCGTCGTCGCCGGAGGCGGGAGCCGAGATGATGACCTTCTTGGCGCCGGCCTCGAGGTGCTTGCGGGCATCGACAGCCTTGGTGAAGCGGCCCGTGGACTCGATGACCACGTCGACTCCGAGGTCGCCCCAGCCGAGGTTGGCGGGGTCGCGCTCCGCGAGAACGCGGATCGCCTTGCCGTTGACCACGATGCTGTCGCCCTCGACCTCGACGGTCGCGTCGAGACGTCCGCCGACCGAGTCGTACTTGAGCAGCTGCGCGAGCGCTCCCGGGTCGGTGAGGTCGTTGACGGCGACGATCTCGAGGTCGCTGCCCTTGGCCAGCGCTGCGCGGAAGTAGTTGCGGCCGATACGGCCGAACCCGTTGATGCCGATCTTCACGGACACGTGAGGTCTCCTGTTACTGGGGCGCCGTTCGGCGCTGGTGCGAAAGGGGTGGACGAACGGACGACGGTGTCCCGGGCGGAGTCCCGACCCGGGACACCGACCCGATTACGACAGTAGCAGCAGGCCAGAGGTCTTTTCGCGTGCCTTCGTGAAGCGCTCCTGCACGTCGGCCCAGTTCGTGATGTTCCAGAACGCCTTGACGTAGTCCGCCTTCACGTTGCGGTAGTCGAGGTAGAACGCGTGCTCCCACATGTCGATGAGAAGCAGCGGAATCGTGGCGGCGGCCAGGTTGCCCTGGTGGTCGTAGAGCTGCTCGATGATGAGCTTCTGGCCGAGCGAGTCCCAGGCCAGGATGGACCAGCCGGAGCCCTGGATGCCCAGCGCCGATGCCGTGAAGTGGGCACGGAACTTGTCGAACGAGCCGAAGAACTCGTCGATCGCCGCGGCCAGCTCGCCGGTCGGCTTGTCGCCGCCGTCCGGCGAGAGGTTGTTCCAGAACACCGTGTGATTCACGTGGCCGGCGAGGTTGAACGCCAGGTCCTTCTGGAGCTTGTTGACGTTGGCGAGGTCGTCGGCGTCGCGGGCCTCCTGGAGTTTGGCGATGGCGGTGTTCGCCCCGTCGACGTAGGCCTTGTGGTGCTTGTCGTGGTGGAGCTCCATGATCGTTCCGCTGATGCTCGGCTCGAGAGCCGAGTAGTCGTAGGGAAGATCGGCGAGCGTGTAGTCAGCCATTCACTTACTCCTCGTAGTAGATCCACGGCACGACGCCCGTGCCGCAGACGACGGTTTCAACTCTAGTGAGGCTGCACGGCGGGCGTCGGGGCCTTGACTCCCGCGCGAACCGGTGTGAAAGGCCTACAGATCGAGATCCGCAGGGAGGCTGGCCTCGGTGCTCGGGATGCCCAGTTCCGAGGCGCGCTTGTCCGCCATCGCGAGCAGCCGGCGGATGCGCCCTGCGACGGCATCCTTCGTCATGGGCGGGTCGGCGTGGTGGCCGAGCTCGTCGAGGCTGGCGTCGCGGTGCGCGAGACGCAGGTCGCCCGCGTACTTCAAGTGCTCAGGGATGCCGGGGCCGAGGATCTCCATCGCGCGCTCCACCCGAGCGCACGCGGCGACCGCAGCCTGCGCCGAGCGACGCAGGTTGGCGTCGTCGAAGTTCACCAACCGGTTCGCCGTGGCCCGCACCTCGCGGCGCTGCCGCAGCTCTTCCCAGGTGCGCACGGTTTCCGTGGCTCCCATGCGGGCGAGCATGGCGCTGATCGCCTCGCCGTCGCGGATGACGACGCGGTGCACGCCGCGCACCTCGCGCGCCTTCGCCGAGATGCCGATGCGTCCTGCAGCGCCCACGAGCGCCATCGCGGTCTCGTTGCCGGGGCAGGTGATCTCGAGGGCGGCGGAGCGGCCGGGATCGGTGAGCGAGCCGTGGGCGAGGAACGCGCCGCGCCAGACGGCTGCCAGATCTTCTTTGGAACCCGTCGTGAGGCGGTTGGGCAGGCCACGGATGGGTCTGCGGTGCTGGTCGAGCAGGCCGGTCTGCCTGGCGAGCGTCTCTCCGCCGTCGAGCACCCTGACCGTGTACACGGTGCTCTTGCGGATGCCGCCCGCCGACGTCACAGACACCTCGCTGCGCACTCCGTAGAGCTCGGCGAGGGCCTTGCGCACGTGGCGCGCCAGCTGCGGAGAGTCGAGTTCGGCCTCCACGGCGATGCGACCGGAGATGAGGTGGAGCCCGCCGGCCAGGCGCAGAATGGTGGCCAGCTCTGCCGCCCGCACCGTGTTCTTGCCCGCCTCGACGCCGAGGAGCTCTTCTTTGACGTCAGCGGTCAGTGCCAATCGTGTGGTTCCGTTCTGTGTTGAGCATGGCCGCCGAGATGGCGGGAGGATGTCGTCGCACGCGAGATGTCATTCCCGGCCGAGGTCGCGGTGCTTGACCGCGACGGCAACGCCGGGAGCATCGCGAAAGCGTGCTGCCAGCGCTTCTGCGATGGCCACCGAGCGATGTTTACCCCCAGTGCAGCCTATCGCTATGGTCGCGTGGCGCTTGTTCTCCCTGCGATAACCCGCGAGCACGGGGCGGAGCGCCTTCGCATAGCCGTCGACGAACTCGATGGAGCCGGGCTGGGCGAACACGAACTCGCGCACCGGGGCATCCAGGCCGCTGAGGGCACGCAGTTCGGGCTGCCAGAACGGGTTCGGCAGAAAGCGCGCGTCGGCGACGAGGTCGGCGTCGGCCGGCAGCCCGTACTTGAACCCGAAACTCATGACGGTGAGCTGGATGTCGGCGGAGTCGGCCTCTGCGAACACCTGGTTGATCTCCATCGCCAACTGGTGGATGTTGAGGTCCGAGGTGTCGATGATGATGTCGGCGGATTCACGCAGCTCGCGCACGCGCTCCCGCTCCGCCATGATCCCGTCGAGGATGGTGCCGGTCGCCTGCAGCGGATGCGGGCGGCGCACCGACTCGAAGCGGCGGACGAGGGCCGCGTCGGTGGCATCCAGGAACAGCACCCGCACCTGCGCGCCGCCGCCGCGCAGCGACTGGATCATCTCCTGCAGGTCGGAGAAGAACCCCCTGCCGCGCACGTCGACGACCGCGGCGATGCGGGGAAGGCTCGATCCGGCGTGACCCGCGAGGTCGACGAGCGGGCGCAGCATCTGCGGCGGAATGTTGTCGACCACGTACCAGTCGAGGTCTTCGAGCGCATTGGCGACGGTGGATCGACCGGCACCGGACATGCCGGTGACGATCACCAGCTCGCGGTGCTCGCTGTCTTGCTCGGCGTGTTCGTCGGCCATCCCTCACCCCTGGTCGTGAACGTGACGTGCTTCCAGCCTACGTTGCGACTCATGCCGGTGTCGGCGACTCCTCGACATGCAGCGCCGAATGCACGGCGTCGGCGAGCGTCGGTCCGATGCCCTTGACCTCGGCAATGGCCTCTGGCTGCGCCTGCCTGAGCCTGGCGACCGAGCCGAAGTGCTTGAGCAGCTCGCGCACACGTGCCGGTCCGAGCCCGGGGATGTCGGCGAGGACCGACGAGATGTCCCTTCGTCGCTTGGCACGCTGGTAGGTGATCGCGAACCGGTGCGCCTCGTCGCGGATGCGCTGCACGAGGAACAGGGCATCGCTGTTGCGCGGCATGATGACGGGGAAGTCGGAGTCGGGCAGCCAGAGCTCCTCGAGCCGCTTGGCGATGCCCGCGAGCTGGATGCCCGTTACGCCCGACTCCTCCAGCGCGCGCCGCGCGGCGGCGACCTGCGGCTGCCCGCCGTCGACGAGGAGCAGCTGCGGAGGGTAGGAGAACTTGCGCGGGCGCTCGCTCACGCCGAGCTCATCGACGGATGCCTCGACCTGTGCGGTCTCGCCGTCCGTCTCCCCCGCCGCGTCGTTGCGCAGGTAGGCCAGACGCCTGGTGAGCACCTGGTAGATCGACTCCGTGTCATCGGTGGAAGCCGGGATGCTGAACCTGCGGTACTGGTCTTTGCGCGGCAGACCGTCTTCGAAGACGACCATCGACGCCACGATGTTCGTGCCGGAGAGGTGCGAGACGTCGTAGCACTCCATGCGCAGCGGCGCCTCCGCCATGCCCAGGGCATCCCTGATGTCCTCGAGAGCCTGCGATCTGGCCACGAAGTCGGCGCTGCGCCTGGTCTTGTAGAGCATGAGCGCGTTCTTCGCGTTGGTCTCCGCCGTCTGCGCGAGTGCCGCCTTCTCGCCGCGTTGCGCGACGTGCAACCGCACCTTCGACGGCGTCGCTCCCCTGGCCTTGGCGGTCTCCGCGGCCTGTGCACGTCGCTCGCCCAGCCATCGTTCGAGCTCGACGTGGTCGTCGGGCAGCACGGGGACCAGAATCTCGCGCGGCGGGGCGAACTCGCCGTCGTACGCGTTCTCGAGCACGGTCTCGATCAGCTCGCCCGGCTCCACGTCGAGCTCTTTGTCGACCACCCAGCTGCGGGTTCCTCTGATGCGTCCGCCACGCACGATGAACTGGTGCACGGCTGCCGCGAGCTCGTCGTCGGCGATGCCGAAGACATCCGCGTCGACATCGTCGGAGAACACAACGGCGGTCTTCTCCATCACGGCGCGCATGGCCTGGATGCTGTCGCGATAGCGGGCCGCCGCCTCGTACTCCTGCTGCTCGGCGGCTTCGCGCATCTGCTGTTCGAGCGCCCTGACGTAGCGGGTGTCGTTGCCGGCCATGAACGACACGAAGTCGTCGGCGACCTGGCGGTGCTCATCGACGGTGACGCGGCCGACGCACGGTGCGACGCACTTGCCGATGTCGCCGAGCAGGCAGGGCCGGCCGGTGAGCTCCGCCCTGCGATAGACGCCCGGTGAACAGCTGCGCATCGGGAACGCCTTGAGCATCAGGTCGAGGGTCTCGCGGATGGCCCACACCTTCGTGTACGGGCCGAAGTAGCGGGCGCCCGCGATGTTGCGGTTGCGGGTGACCATGGCGCGCGGGATCTCGTCGGCGAGCGTGACCGCCAGGTAAGGGTAGGTCTTGTCGTCGCGGAACTGCACGTTGAACGGAGGGTTGAACTCCTTGATCCACGTGTACTCAAGCTGCAACGCCTCGAACTCGTTCGAGACGACGGTCCACTCGACGCTCGCGGCGGTGGTCACCATGCGCCGGGTGCGCTCGTGCAGGTTGTGCAGCGGCTGGAAGTAATTGCTCAGCCTCGCGCGCAGGTTCTTGGCCTTGCCGACGTAGAGCACGCGGCGGTTCGGGTCGCGGAAGCGGTACACGCCCGGCTCCGTGGGGATCTCCCCCGTCTTCGGACGGTACGGAACGGTGTCGGCCATTCGGCTCAGGCGGTCTTCTGCTCGGCGCGCGAATCGGTCTCGAGGATCTCGCGCAGGAAGAGCCCGGTGTGACTGCCCTTGACCGTTGCGACGTGCTCCGGGGTGCCGGTGGCGACCACGCGGCCGCCTCCGGATCCGCCTTCGGGACCGAGGTCGATGATCCAGTCCGCCGACTTGATGACATCGAGGTTGTGCTCGATGACGATGACGGTGTTGCCCTTGTCGAGCAGGCCGTTCAACACGTGCAGCAGCTTGCGCACGTCTTCGAAGTGCAGACCTGTGGTGGGCTCGTCGAGCACATAGACGCTGCGGCCGTTGCTCCGCTTCTGCAGCTCGGTGGCGAGCTTGACGCGCTGCGCCTCGCCGCCGGACAGCGTCGTCGCGCTCTGACCGAGGCGCACGTAGCCGAGACCGACGTCGACGAGCGTCTTGAGATAGCGGTGGATGGCCGAGATCGGCTTGAAGAACTCCGCGGCCTCCTCGATCGGCATGTCGAGAACCTCGGCGATGTTCTTGCCCTTGTAGTGCACCTGGAGGGTGTCGCGGTTGTACCGCGCTCCCCCGCACACCTCGCACGCCACGTAGACGTCGGGCAGGAAGTTCATCTCGATCTTGATGGTGCCGTCGCCCGAGCACGCCTCGCACCGGCCGCCCTTCACGTTGAAGCTGAACCTGCCGGGCAGGTAGCCGCGTGCCTTCGCCTCAGCGGTCTCGGCGAAGAGCGTGCGGATGCGGTCGAAGACGCCGGTGTACGTGGCAGGGTTCGACCGCGGGGTGCGGCCGATGGGCGCCTGGTCGACGTGCACGACCTTGTCGAGCTGGTCGGTGCCCGTGACCCTGGTGTGCTTGCCCGCCACCTTGCGCGCCCCGTTGAGCCGGTTGGCGAGCACGCGGTACAGGATGTCGTTGACCAGCGATGACTTGCCGGACCCGCTCACACCCGTGACGGCGACGAAGACGCCGAGCGGGAAGTCGACCGTGAGGTTTCGCAGGTTGTTGGCGTTCGCTCCGACGACGCGGAGCATCCTCTGCGGGTCGACCTCGCGCCTGCTGGAAGGCGTCTCGATGGCCTTGCGGCCGGCGAGGTAGTCGCCGGTCAGGGACTCGGTGTTGTCGAGCAGCTCGTCGTAGGTTCCGGAGTGCACGACGTGGCCCCCGCCCTCGCCTGCGCCCGGTCCGATGTCGACGATCCAGTCGGCGGTGCGGATGGTGTCTTCGTCGTGCTCGACCACGATGAGCGTGTTGCCCAGGTTGCGGAGGGCGACGAGCGTGTCGATGAGGCGCCGGTTGTCGCGCTGGTGCAGGCCGATGCTCGGCTCGTCGAGCACGTAGAGCACGCCGGTGAGTCCCGATCCGATCTGGGTGGCGAGCCGGATGCGCTGCGCCTCGCCGCCGGACAGCGTCGCCGCAGCGCGGCCCATGCTCAGATAGTTGAGGCCGACCTGGATGAGGAAGTCGAGGCGCACCTTGATCTCGCGCAGCACCTGTGCGGCGATCGTCTGCTCGCGGTCGGTGAGCTCGAGGGTGTTCATGAAGTCGCGCGCGTCGGCCAGGCTGAGGTCGGCGACGTCGGCGATCGAGTGTCCGTGGATGTGCACGGCCAGCACTTCCGGCTTGAGCCGCTTGCCCTTGCAGACCGGGCACGGCACCTCGCGCAGGTATTCCGACCAGCGTTGGCGCTGCGTGTCCGACTCGGCCTGGAGGTACTGCCGTTCGATGTAGGGCACGACGCCCTCGAAACCCGACGTGTAGCTGAGCTCGCGGCCGTAGCGGTTGCGCCACTTGACCTTGACCTTGAAGTCTTTGCCGCGCAGGATCGCGTCGCGCACGGCGGAAGGCAGCTCGTCCCACGGCGTCTCGAGGTCGAAGTCGAGGTCGCGGGCGAGACCGTCGAGCAGCTTGTCGTAGTACTGGTAGAGACCCTTGCCCTGCGTGCTCCACGGCAGGATGACGCCCTCTGAGATGCTCAGCGAGGTGTCGCCCAGCAGCAGCTCGTCGTCCACCGACATGCGTGTTCCCAGACCGGAGCATTCGGGGCAGGCGCCGAACGGGGCGTTGAATGAGAACGTGCGGGGCTCGATCTCGGTGAGCTGGATCGGGTGCCCGTTGGGGCAGGCGAGCTTCTCGCTGAACGTGCGCACGGCATCCGGGCCCGACTCGTCGACGAAGCTGACGGCCACGAGTCCGTCGGTGAGCCGCAGCGCCGTCTCGAGCGAATCGGTGAGGCGGGTGAGGATGTCCGGCCCGGCGACGAGACGGTCGACCACGACCGAGATGTCGTGCTTGTACTGCTTCTTGAGCGTCGGAGGGCTGGACAACTGGATCTGCTCGCCGTCGACGAGCGCTCGCGAGTAACCGGATGCCGCCAGCTCGGTGAAGAGGTCGACGAACTCGCCCTTCTTCTGCTTCACGACAGGGCTGAGCACGAGGTAGCGCGTTCCCCGCTCGAGCTCCATGAGCTGGTCCGCGATCTGCTGCACCGTCTGGCGCTGGATGACCTCGCCGCAGATCGGGCAGTGCGGCACGCCGATGCGCGCCCAGAGCAGGCGCATGTAGTCGAAGATCTCGGTGATGGTGCCGACCGTCGACCGCGGGTTGCGGTTGGTGGACTTCTGGTCGATGGAGACCGCGGGGCTCAGACCCTCGATGAAGTCGACGTCGGGCCGGTCGACCTGGCCGAGGAACTGGCGTGCATAGGCGGACAGCGATTCGACGTACCTGCGCTGCCCCTCGGCGAAGATCGTGTCGAACGCGAGCGATGACTTGCCCGAGCCGGAGAGCCCCGTGAAGACGACGAGCGAGTCACGCGGGATCTCGACGTCGACGTTGCGCAGATTGTGCACGCGGGCACCG from Humibacter ginsenosidimutans harbors:
- the gap gene encoding type I glyceraldehyde-3-phosphate dehydrogenase, which codes for MSVKIGINGFGRIGRNYFRAALAKGSDLEIVAVNDLTDPGALAQLLKYDSVGGRLDATVEVEGDSIVVNGKAIRVLAERDPANLGWGDLGVDVVIESTGRFTKAVDARKHLEAGAKKVIISAPASGDDGTFVVGVNEDTYDPATMDILSNASCTTNCLAPLAKVFNDEFGIERGFMMTAHAYTADQNLQDGPHSDPRRARAAAINIVPASTGAAKAIGLVLPELNGKLNGSSYRVPVPTGSIVDLTLVTPRENLTVDEINAVYKAAAADGRLKGILEYNEDPIVSTDIQRNPHSSIFDSTLTHVSGNLVKVSSWYDNEWGYSNRLVDFTEYVAERL
- the rapZ gene encoding RNase adapter RapZ, translated to MADEHAEQDSEHRELVIVTGMSGAGRSTVANALEDLDWYVVDNIPPQMLRPLVDLAGHAGSSLPRIAAVVDVRGRGFFSDLQEMIQSLRGGGAQVRVLFLDATDAALVRRFESVRRPHPLQATGTILDGIMAERERVRELRESADIIIDTSDLNIHQLAMEINQVFAEADSADIQLTVMSFGFKYGLPADADLVADARFLPNPFWQPELRALSGLDAPVREFVFAQPGSIEFVDGYAKALRPVLAGYRRENKRHATIAIGCTGGKHRSVAIAEALAARFRDAPGVAVAVKHRDLGRE
- the uvrC gene encoding excinuclease ABC subunit UvrC → MADTVPYRPKTGEIPTEPGVYRFRDPNRRVLYVGKAKNLRARLSNYFQPLHNLHERTRRMVTTAASVEWTVVSNEFEALQLEYTWIKEFNPPFNVQFRDDKTYPYLAVTLADEIPRAMVTRNRNIAGARYFGPYTKVWAIRETLDLMLKAFPMRSCSPGVYRRAELTGRPCLLGDIGKCVAPCVGRVTVDEHRQVADDFVSFMAGNDTRYVRALEQQMREAAEQQEYEAAARYRDSIQAMRAVMEKTAVVFSDDVDADVFGIADDELAAAVHQFIVRGGRIRGTRSWVVDKELDVEPGELIETVLENAYDGEFAPPREILVPVLPDDHVELERWLGERRAQAAETAKARGATPSKVRLHVAQRGEKAALAQTAETNAKNALMLYKTRRSADFVARSQALEDIRDALGMAEAPLRMECYDVSHLSGTNIVASMVVFEDGLPRKDQYRRFSIPASTDDTESIYQVLTRRLAYLRNDAAGETDGETAQVEASVDELGVSERPRKFSYPPQLLLVDGGQPQVAAARRALEESGVTGIQLAGIAKRLEELWLPDSDFPVIMPRNSDALFLVQRIRDEAHRFAITYQRAKRRRDISSVLADIPGLGPARVRELLKHFGSVARLRQAQPEAIAEVKGIGPTLADAVHSALHVEESPTPA
- the uvrA gene encoding excinuclease ABC subunit UvrA, encoding MSISKVQAHSKLSVRGARVHNLRNVDVEIPRDSLVVFTGLSGSGKSSLAFDTIFAEGQRRYVESLSAYARQFLGQVDRPDVDFIEGLSPAVSIDQKSTNRNPRSTVGTITEIFDYMRLLWARIGVPHCPICGEVIQRQTVQQIADQLMELERGTRYLVLSPVVKQKKGEFVDLFTELAASGYSRALVDGEQIQLSSPPTLKKQYKHDISVVVDRLVAGPDILTRLTDSLETALRLTDGLVAVSFVDESGPDAVRTFSEKLACPNGHPIQLTEIEPRTFSFNAPFGACPECSGLGTRMSVDDELLLGDTSLSISEGVILPWSTQGKGLYQYYDKLLDGLARDLDFDLETPWDELPSAVRDAILRGKDFKVKVKWRNRYGRELSYTSGFEGVVPYIERQYLQAESDTQRQRWSEYLREVPCPVCKGKRLKPEVLAVHIHGHSIADVADLSLADARDFMNTLELTDREQTIAAQVLREIKVRLDFLIQVGLNYLSMGRAAATLSGGEAQRIRLATQIGSGLTGVLYVLDEPSIGLHQRDNRRLIDTLVALRNLGNTLIVVEHDEDTIRTADWIVDIGPGAGEGGGHVVHSGTYDELLDNTESLTGDYLAGRKAIETPSSRREVDPQRMLRVVGANANNLRNLTVDFPLGVFVAVTGVSGSGKSSLVNDILYRVLANRLNGARKVAGKHTRVTGTDQLDKVVHVDQAPIGRTPRSNPATYTGVFDRIRTLFAETAEAKARGYLPGRFSFNVKGGRCEACSGDGTIKIEMNFLPDVYVACEVCGGARYNRDTLQVHYKGKNIAEVLDMPIEEAAEFFKPISAIHRYLKTLVDVGLGYVRLGQSATTLSGGEAQRVKLATELQKRSNGRSVYVLDEPTTGLHFEDVRKLLHVLNGLLDKGNTVIVIEHNLDVIKSADWIIDLGPEGGSGGGRVVATGTPEHVATVKGSHTGLFLREILETDSRAEQKTA
- a CDS encoding superoxide dismutase — translated: MADYTLADLPYDYSALEPSISGTIMELHHDKHHKAYVDGANTAIAKLQEARDADDLANVNKLQKDLAFNLAGHVNHTVFWNNLSPDGGDKPTGELAAAIDEFFGSFDKFRAHFTASALGIQGSGWSILAWDSLGQKLIIEQLYDHQGNLAAATIPLLLIDMWEHAFYLDYRNVKADYVKAFWNITNWADVQERFTKAREKTSGLLLLS
- the whiA gene encoding DNA-binding protein WhiA, whose product is MALTADVKEELLGVEAGKNTVRAAELATILRLAGGLHLISGRIAVEAELDSPQLARHVRKALAELYGVRSEVSVTSAGGIRKSTVYTVRVLDGGETLARQTGLLDQHRRPIRGLPNRLTTGSKEDLAAVWRGAFLAHGSLTDPGRSAALEITCPGNETAMALVGAAGRIGISAKAREVRGVHRVVIRDGEAISAMLARMGATETVRTWEELRQRREVRATANRLVNFDDANLRRSAQAAVAACARVERAMEILGPGIPEHLKYAGDLRLAHRDASLDELGHHADPPMTKDAVAGRIRRLLAMADKRASELGIPSTEASLPADLDL